In Actinoplanes derwentensis, the following proteins share a genomic window:
- a CDS encoding acyl carrier protein, whose amino-acid sequence MATRAEITSGLGEILEEVAGVNPDDVAEEKSFTDDLDVDSLSMVEVVVAAEEKFGVKIPDNEVQNLKTVGDAVNYIEANH is encoded by the coding sequence ATGGCAACTCGCGCAGAGATCACCTCCGGCCTCGGTGAAATCCTCGAGGAGGTCGCCGGGGTGAACCCGGACGACGTCGCCGAGGAGAAGTCCTTCACCGACGACCTGGACGTCGACTCGCTGTCCATGGTCGAGGTCGTGGTGGCCGCCGAGGAGAAGTTCGGCGTCAAGATCCCGGACAACGAGGTCCAGAACCTCAAGACCGTCGGCGACGCCGTCAACTACATCGAGGCGAACCACTGA
- the fabF gene encoding beta-ketoacyl-ACP synthase II, whose translation MSYVDVVVTGLGATTPLGGDVASTWDAMLAGRSGVSPLTQEWAGELPVRIAAQLKVDPSELIDRVKLRRMDRAEAMGVIASREAWADSGLAESGFDPERLAVSYGTGIGGVLTTLGQNAILEKSGPRRVSPHTVPMLMPNGPAAYIGLELGAKAGVRAMASACATGAEAVALAFDLIRLGRADVVVAGSTEAVVHPLPIAGFASMRAMSTRNDDPQRASRPWDKNRDGFVLGEGAGTLVLERADHAAARGARVYARIAGAGITSDGFDIVQPDPECRGGIRAMRMAIQDAGLTGADIQHVNAHATSTPVGDMGEIKGIREAIGGHPILTSTKSMSGHLLGAAGALESIATILAIRDSVIPPTINLDDPDERLDLEVAAHKARPAELQAAMNNSFGFGGHNVALIFTRP comes from the coding sequence ATGAGCTACGTAGACGTCGTCGTCACCGGGCTCGGCGCGACGACCCCGCTCGGCGGGGACGTCGCGTCCACCTGGGACGCCATGCTCGCCGGCCGCTCCGGGGTGAGTCCTCTCACCCAGGAGTGGGCCGGTGAACTGCCGGTCCGGATCGCCGCCCAGCTCAAGGTGGATCCGTCCGAACTGATCGACCGGGTCAAGCTGCGCCGGATGGACCGGGCCGAGGCGATGGGCGTGATCGCGTCCCGCGAGGCCTGGGCCGACTCCGGACTGGCCGAATCCGGGTTCGACCCGGAGCGGCTGGCCGTCAGCTACGGCACCGGCATCGGCGGGGTGCTCACCACCCTCGGCCAGAACGCCATCCTGGAGAAGTCGGGACCGCGGCGGGTCAGCCCGCACACCGTGCCGATGCTGATGCCGAACGGCCCGGCGGCGTACATCGGCCTGGAACTCGGGGCCAAGGCTGGCGTCCGCGCCATGGCGAGCGCCTGTGCCACCGGCGCCGAAGCCGTCGCGCTGGCTTTCGACCTGATCCGGCTCGGCCGGGCCGACGTGGTCGTGGCCGGCAGCACCGAAGCGGTCGTGCACCCGCTGCCGATCGCCGGTTTCGCCTCGATGCGGGCCATGTCGACCCGCAACGACGACCCGCAGCGGGCGTCTCGCCCGTGGGACAAGAACCGGGACGGCTTCGTCCTCGGTGAGGGAGCCGGCACGCTCGTCCTGGAGCGGGCCGACCACGCCGCTGCCCGTGGCGCCCGGGTCTACGCGCGGATCGCCGGTGCGGGCATCACCTCCGACGGGTTCGACATCGTCCAGCCCGACCCGGAGTGCCGTGGCGGAATCCGCGCCATGCGGATGGCGATCCAGGACGCCGGCCTGACCGGCGCCGACATCCAGCACGTGAACGCGCACGCCACCTCGACCCCGGTCGGCGACATGGGCGAGATCAAGGGCATCCGGGAGGCCATCGGTGGTCACCCGATCCTGACCTCGACCAAGTCGATGTCCGGTCACCTGCTCGGTGCGGCCGGCGCGCTCGAGTCGATCGCCACCATCCTGGCCATCCGGGACAGTGTCATCCCTCCGACGATCAACCTCGACGATCCCGACGAGCGTCTCGACCTCGAGGTAGCGGCCCACAAGGCGCGTCCCGCCGAGCTTCAGGCGGCGATGAACAACTCGTTCGGCTTCGGCGGCCACAACGTGGCGCTGATCTTCACCAGGCCCTGA